Part of the Quercus robur chromosome 5, dhQueRobu3.1, whole genome shotgun sequence genome, CACCGGAGAAAAGATGCATGGCCTTAGCAAAACACAAAGGAAAATGCGGCTTGAAGGGCATAAAATCCCTATCCCAAAGACCGGATTAGGTTATACTCTCGAACAACCAGCTCAGATATGGATCAAGAGAAGAAGAGATCCTTCGAGTTCTCAATACATAACGGTGGAGGTCGGCGAAAgttcaaatcaaagaaaagaccaTTCTTCACCCCATGTCTCAGTGTTTGATCGCATCGAGGCCTCGTCATCACGAATCACAGTGTTCAACAGGTTAAATACAGCTTGTGTAACACCAAATCGGGACACTCTTGCTTGTAAATCAGTCTTTGATCGACTGGGGGCAACGAAAAGGCCTATTGGTAGTCATTCTCAAAGTCCAATAAACTTTGACGTTCAAGGGGAGAAGAAAGCCAATGATGAAATCCGCAGTAGCATTCCTTCACGCATGAAACGTAACTTTACCTTGGAGATCAACACTGAAGGATCGCTCAAAGTCAAAAGACGAACGATTGTACATACAAGTCAGTCACTCGTCCATGATGAGGAAATTGAAGAGGTATCATCCTCGTTTCATATTACAATAGAAGAGGGTACATTGTCAGATGCTGAAGCAACCAATGAAGAGGTCGATGAAGCTCCTCCAGCcttggaagatggaggacaaGCTACAGTTGATGAACTTAAAGAGATCAATTTAGGAACTGTTGAAGAACCCCGGCCAATTTTCATCAGTGCGCTTCTTActcctgaagaagaagaaggataccTCAAGCTCCTAGTAGAGTACAAAGATGTGTTCGCTTGGACTTACAAGGAAAAGCCTGGGCTCAATCCAAGTATTGCTCTACACCATTTGGCAGTAAAGAAAGGCGTGCGCCCAGTCAAACAAGCTCAAAGACGCTTTCGGCCAGAGCTTATCCCTCAAATAGAAACCGAGGTCAATAAGCTCATTGAAGCAAACTTCATTCGCGAAGTGCAATACCCGGAATGGATTGCTAACATCGTCCCTgtcaagaagaagaatggacAAATCCGAGTGTGCGTTGACTTCCGTGATTTGAATAATGCATGTCCCAAAGATGATTTTCCATTACCCATCACTGAGGTCATGGTTGATGCCACTACTGGTCATGAAGCTTTATCTTTCATGGATGGATCTTCGGGTTACAACCAAATTCGAATGAATCCTAAGGATGAGCAGCTTACAGCTTTCCGTACCCCTAAGGGAATTTActgttacaaagtgatgccctttggactAAAGAATGCTGGTGCTACTTATCAACGGGCCATGCAGAAGATCTTTGATAATGTACTTCATAAATACGTGGAGTGTTATGTCGATGATTTGGTggttaaaacaaaaaggagggaAGACCATCTGGCAGATCTACGATCCGTGTTCACCCGACTGAGAAAATATCAGCTTAAAATGAACCCCCGCAAATGCGCTTTTGGCGTAACATCTGGAAAATTTCTTGGTTTCATTGTGAGGCACCGCGGTATTGAAATTGACCAGTCCAAAATTGAAGCAATCCAGAAAATGCCAGAGCCCAAGAATCTGCGAGAACTTAGAGGCTTGCAGGGAAAATTGGCCTACATATGACGATTTATCTCGAATTTGGCTGGTCGATGTCAACCTTTCAATAGATTGATGAAAAAGGATGTCCACTTTGAATGGGATGAGGCTTGCAGCAATGCTTTTGCATGCATCAAAAGATACTTACTTAATCCTCCAGTTTTAGGTGCTCCTATCCCAGGAAAGCTTTTGGTGCTGTATATTGCGGCCCAAGAAAGGTCTCTAGGTGCTCTTATGGcgcaagaaaataaagaggggAAAGAAAGAGCCCTTTATTATCTAAGTCGAACTCTCAATGGGGCTGAATTAAACTATTCTCCTATTGAAAAGATGTGTCTCGCTCTTTTCTTTGCCATAAACaaactggagcactacatgcAAGCATATATGGTCCGTTTGATAGCAAAGGCAGACCCGATCAAATATGTCCTCTCCAGGCCAGTGATTTCGGGTCGTATAGCTCGATGGGCAGTCTTGCTTCAGCAATATGACCTTGCATATGTTCCACAAAAAGCTGTCAAAGGACAAGTATTGGCAGATTTCTTAGCTGATCACCCAGTTCCGTCTGATTGGGAATTCTCTGATGATTTCCCGGATGAAGATGTGTTTTACATTGAAATAATGCCACCAtgggtgatgttttttgatGGGGCTGCACGTCAAGAAGGAGCGGGGGCAGGTGTAGTGTTTGTTTCTCCACAACGGCAAATACTTCTTTACTCGTTCTCATTAAGCGAACTCTGCTCTAACAACGTGGCCGAATATCAAGCATTGATCATTGGTCTACAGATGGCTATTGAGATGGGCATATCGCAACTTGAGATCTTGGGAGACTCCAAATTAGTTATCAACCAAATCTTGGAGCAATATGACGTCAAGAAAGAAGACCTCATCCCCTATTGCAAATATGCGAAGAAGTTGCTAGCAAATTTTGAAGCCATCACATTGGAGCATATACCGAGGAAGGAGAATAGACAGGCCGATGCTTTAGCTAATTTAGCTACTGCCTTAGCATTATCCCAAGAAGAGACAACCAAGGTCGCTATTTCCCAAAGGTGGGTGGTACCTCtcgtggttgaagaagaagaagaagagcaagcCAACATCATTTCTGTATGCCTTGTCGAAAAAGAAGATTGGCGACAAGTGATCATTGAATATCTTCAACATGGAAGACTCCCGGATGATAAACGCCATAAGACTGAAATTCGGCGGAGGGCTGCTCGATTCATTTACTATAAAGACACTCTCTTCCGCCGTTCATTTGATGGATTGTTTCTCCGTTGCTTAGGAGAGGAGGAGGCTAAACAAGCCTTAGAGGAGGCTCATTCTGGAATATACGGCGCACATCAGTCAGGTCCTAAGTTACATTATAGGATCAAACGAATGGGTTACTATTGGCCTACAATGGTGCAAGATTCTATGGAATGTGCTAAAAAGTGTGAAGCTTGTCAGTATCACGCAAACTTCATCCACCAACCGCCAGAACCTTTACACCCAACTGTAGCTTCTTGGCCTTTTGATGCATGGGGACTTGATGCAATAGGGCCATTACCAAAGTCATCCGGTGGCCACTTGTACATCTTGGCCGCAACTGACTACTTCTCAAAATGGGCGGAAGCTGTACCCCTTAGggaagtgaagaaagaaacGGTGGTCAATTTCATTCGAACTCATTTGATCTATCGGTATGGTGTCCCTCGGTATATCATAACTGATAATGGCAAACCATTCTACAATAGGCTGATGACAGAGCTATGTGAGaagtttgaatttaaacaatacaaCTCCTCCATGTACAATGCCCCGGCAAATGGACTAGCTGAAGCGTTTAACAAAACACTTGGCAGTTTATTGAAAAAAGTGGTATCCAAGACAAAGCGAGACTGGCACGAAAGAATCGGAGAAGCATTATGGGCATATCGAACAACATTTCGAACGCCTACTCAAGCAACGCCATATTCTCTTGTCTATGGAGTAGAAGCTGTCCTTCCTTTAGAACGCCAAATCCCATCATTACGGATTGCCATTCAAGAAGGATTGACTGGAGAAGAAAATGCCAAGCTCAGGTTGCAAGAATTAGAGGCACTTGATGAAAAAAGGCTTGAGGTCCAACAACGCCTTGAATGCTATCAAGCTCGTCTTTCAAGCGCATTCAATAAAAGAGTCAAACCACGATCATTCCAAGTTGGTGACTTAGTCCTCGCCGTTCGAAGACCTATCATCACAACTCATCGTACAGGCAATAAGTTCACTTCAAAATGGGATGGACCGTATGTTGTGCAAGAAGTCTACACCAATGGAGCTTACAAGTTGATTGATAATGATGGTGTAAGGATcggccccatcaatgggaagttcctcaAACGCTTCTATGCTTAAAGATCGAGGAGTGCTCCTCGGTAAGAGCTTAAACTACCCACCATAACGCTGCAAGGGTACATGATGTCTTCCCATTACCTTTGAAAGcgtacaaataaagaaaaattaatcccCCTTTATGACACCATTTGCGAGTGTGGCGTAGTGGTTGGATGCCTATGTCGCCCTTGAGGCCAAGGTCTCGGGTTCGATTAGTGGTAATACCCACTATGCGCAATTGGTACCCATGAAATACCGTGGGGCGTAGGGCGAGGATTACACACATGAGCCCTCCATttttgccaaagaaaacaagattgatctaGACTTCAATGAAGTTGTCAAGTCAAACCATGTGACCATTGCTTATGGTGTACTTCCAACTCTCAAGCAGGGGGCAAACACTAACCAAGCTCACAAGTTGATCAACAATGACGATGCAAAGATcggccccatcaatgggaagttcctcaAATGCTTCCATGCTTGAAAGTGTACCAATAAGGAGAAATTAATCTCACTCCATGTCAACAATTGCGAGTGTGGCGTAGCGGTTGGACGCCCGTGTCACCCTTGAGGCCATCTCGGGTTCGATCAGTGGTGATACCCACTATTACACATTGCGCCCCCcctttttgcaaaaataaaaaaataaaaaaaaaaacacaaaaaatcttttgaactacgtgatgacttgatccctctcaagggtacgtaggcaacttaGTATCCTTTGCTAAGTTcagtctcaaaaaaaaaaaaaaaaaaatgatgaaggaaCAGAAAATAAAGTCTTCTTTATTGATTAACGAAAGAAATATAGTACAAGAGGAAAGCATGTTGACATATATAAAGGAAATTAAAACGAAAGAAATTACGACATCCATTTCAAATCTTTCAAGCTAGAACGATTATCTTCCAGAAGGGCTCGTATCTTCTCTAAAGCCTCCATATCCTGGTCTTCAAGAGCGGGGGTAGATTTGACTTCTTCAAGTTGTTCTTCTAAGTCTTGCACAACATCGTCTTGTTCAACTTGATGAGTTTCAATTTGAGACAATAATTGTTCTAACTGGACAAGCTCAGTTTTCAAGTCAACCATCCTCAATCTAACAGCATCAAGTTCAGTCTTCAAAGACGCTTTCTTCTGCGATGCTTCAGAAAAAAGGGATTCAACTTCAGCCTGGCGTTGAGACAAGATGACAGAACTTGGTCGTTGGTTTAGAAATTCCTTCATCTTCAAATAGTCTACAATACCCTCGCAATATTTGTCAACATTCTCGCGCAAGTGTTGAGGGTCCACTCCAAGACTTTTAACCCCACTATAAATCTCTTGTACTTCAGCTTGTGGGAGGATG contains:
- the LOC126728634 gene encoding uncharacterized protein LOC126728634, which encodes MKKDVHFEWDEACSNAFACIKRYLLNPPVLGAPIPGKLLVLYIAAQERSLGALMAQENKEGKERALYYLSRTLNGAELNYSPIEKMCLALFFAINKLEHYMQAYMVRLIAKADPIKYVLSRPVISGRIARWAVLLQQYDLAYVPQKAVKGQVLADFLADHPVPSDWEFSDDFPDEDVFYIEIMPPWVMFFDGAARQEGAGAGVVFVSPQRQILLYSFSLSELCSNNVAEYQALIIGLQMAIEMGISQLEILGDSKLVINQILEQYDVKKEDLIPYCKYAKKLLANFEAITLEHIPRKENRQADALANLATALALSQEETTKVAISQRWVVPLVVEEEEEEQANIISVCLVEKEDWRQVIIEYLQHGRLPDDKRHKTEIRRRAARFIYYKDTLFRRSFDGLFLRCLGEEEAKQALEEAHSGIYGAHQSGPKLHYRIKRMGYYWPTMVQDSMECAKKCEACQYHANFIHQPPEPLHPTVASWPFDAWGLDAIGPLPKSSGGHLYILAATDYFSKWAEAVPLREVKKETVVNFIRTHLIYRYGVPRYIITDNGKPFYNRLMTELCEKFEFKQYNSSMYNAPANGLAEAFNKTLGSLLKKVVSKTKRDWHERIGEALWAYRTTFRTPTQATPYSLVYGVEAVLPLERQIPSLRIAIQEGLTGEENAKLRLQELEALDEKRLEVQQRLECYQARLSSAFNKRVKPRSFQVGDLVLAVRRPIITTHRTGNKFTSKWDGPYVVQEVYTNGAYKLIDNDGVRIGPINGKFLKRFYA